In one Fodinicola acaciae genomic region, the following are encoded:
- a CDS encoding family 2 encapsulin nanocompartment cargo protein polyprenyl transferase has product MTIVEVESAGRSARDVLDAARRLVDPALRAAVDTLPASMAQMAGYHFGWLDELGRPAHTSGGKAIRPALVLAAAEAVGGTVDDATAGAAAVELVHNFSLVHDDVMDGDATRRHRATVWKVFGRNAAILAGDALLTLALEVLAGFDHSAMRRAMRLTNATVLELLEGQSQDTAFEHRSNVDIADCLAMAEKKTAALLGCSCAVGATYGGGGPAQVERITRFGRRLGLAFQHVDDLLGIWGDPAATGKPVFSDLRNRKKSLPVVAAMSAGTPAAVELSQLYGRKAGLSDAELAHAAELVEAAGGRAWSQHQAEALLAEALDELEAAGPTAGGAAELTALARLVIQRDH; this is encoded by the coding sequence ATGACGATCGTCGAGGTGGAATCCGCCGGCCGGTCCGCACGGGACGTGCTGGACGCGGCCCGGCGGCTGGTGGATCCCGCGTTGCGGGCCGCCGTCGACACATTGCCCGCCTCGATGGCGCAGATGGCCGGATATCACTTCGGCTGGCTCGACGAGCTCGGCCGGCCGGCGCACACCAGCGGCGGCAAGGCGATCCGTCCAGCGCTGGTGCTGGCCGCGGCCGAAGCCGTCGGCGGCACCGTCGACGACGCGACAGCCGGCGCCGCGGCGGTCGAGTTGGTGCACAACTTCTCGCTGGTGCACGACGACGTCATGGACGGCGACGCGACCCGCCGGCACCGCGCCACGGTGTGGAAGGTTTTCGGCCGCAACGCGGCGATCCTGGCCGGCGACGCGCTGCTCACTCTCGCGCTTGAGGTGCTCGCCGGCTTCGACCACTCGGCGATGCGGCGCGCGATGCGGTTGACAAACGCGACCGTGCTGGAGCTGCTCGAGGGACAGAGCCAGGACACCGCCTTCGAGCATCGGTCCAATGTGGACATCGCCGACTGCCTGGCGATGGCGGAGAAAAAGACCGCGGCTCTGCTCGGTTGCTCGTGCGCCGTCGGCGCGACGTACGGCGGTGGCGGTCCGGCGCAGGTCGAGCGGATCACCCGGTTTGGCCGGCGGTTGGGCCTGGCCTTCCAGCATGTGGACGACCTGCTCGGCATCTGGGGTGATCCGGCCGCGACCGGCAAGCCGGTGTTCTCGGATCTGCGCAACCGTAAGAAAAGCCTGCCGGTGGTCGCGGCGATGTCGGCCGGCACGCCGGCGGCCGTCGAGCTTTCGCAGCTGTACGGCCGAAAGGCCGGGCTCTCGGACGCTGAGCTGGCTCACGCCGCCGAGTTGGTGGAGGCGGCCGGAGGGCGCGCGTGGAGCCAGCACCAGGCCGAAGCGTTGCTCGCGGAGGCGCTGGACGAGCTCGAGGCGGCTGGCCCGACCGCAGGCGGTGCCGCCGAGCTGACCGCGCTGGCGCGGCTGGTCATCCAGCGTGACCACTGA
- a CDS encoding sugar phosphate isomerase/epimerase family protein gives MPRPVTLFTGQFADLPFAEICRLAAEWGYDGLEIATWGDHFEVDKALADDSYVQRKKDELAKHGLKVWAISCHLIGQAVCDHPIDERHQNILTPRLWGDGDPEGVRRRAAEEIKDTARAARKFGVDTVIGFTGSSIWHTVAMFPPVPPEMIDRGYADFADRWNPILDVFDEEGVRFAHEVHPSEIAYDYWSTVRTMEAIGRRPAFGLNFDPSHFVWQDLDPVGFLWDFKDRIYHVDCKESVKQFNGRNGRLGSHLPWGDPRRGWDFVSTGHGDVPWEPIFRMLNSIGYDGPISVEWEDAGMDRLIGAPDALAFIRKMTQIEPSDSSFDSAFSSGG, from the coding sequence ATGCCCCGTCCGGTCACCCTGTTCACCGGCCAGTTCGCCGACCTGCCGTTCGCCGAGATCTGCCGGCTGGCCGCCGAATGGGGTTACGACGGCCTGGAGATCGCCACCTGGGGTGACCACTTCGAGGTGGACAAGGCGCTGGCCGACGACTCGTACGTGCAGCGCAAGAAGGACGAGCTGGCCAAGCACGGCTTGAAAGTCTGGGCCATCTCCTGCCACCTGATCGGGCAGGCCGTCTGCGATCACCCGATCGACGAGCGGCACCAGAACATCCTGACCCCGCGACTCTGGGGTGACGGCGATCCAGAAGGCGTACGCCGGCGCGCTGCCGAGGAGATCAAGGACACCGCTCGCGCCGCGCGGAAATTCGGTGTGGACACGGTGATCGGCTTCACCGGCTCGTCGATCTGGCACACCGTCGCGATGTTTCCGCCGGTGCCGCCGGAGATGATCGATCGCGGTTATGCCGACTTCGCCGACCGGTGGAACCCGATCCTCGACGTTTTCGATGAAGAAGGCGTGCGCTTCGCGCACGAGGTGCATCCGAGCGAGATCGCCTACGACTACTGGTCGACCGTACGGACCATGGAGGCGATCGGCCGCCGGCCGGCCTTCGGACTCAACTTCGACCCCAGCCATTTCGTCTGGCAGGATCTGGATCCGGTTGGATTTCTGTGGGATTTCAAGGATCGGATCTATCATGTCGACTGCAAGGAGTCGGTGAAGCAGTTCAACGGCCGCAACGGCCGGCTCGGCTCGCACCTGCCGTGGGGTGACCCGCGCCGCGGCTGGGACTTCGTGTCGACCGGCCACGGCGACGTGCCGTGGGAGCCGATTTTCCGGATGCTCAACTCGATCGGCTACGACGGGCCGATCAGCGTCGAATGGGAGGACGCCGGCATGGACCGCCTGATCGGCGCTCCGGACGCGCTGGCGTTCATCCGTAAAATGACGCAGATCGAGCCGTCCGACTCGTCGTTCGACTCAGCGTTCAGCTCTGGCGGCTGA
- a CDS encoding IS5 family transposase, which translates to MVFRQEISDESWALLEPFFPKWKGNGRPISDMRRVVEGVAWRFRTGAPWRDMPERFGHWNTIYGWFWDWSKDGTWDRVLQEVRKQAASAGDLEWVVSVDGSIVRVHQHGATLARDTSDAGDHTGGSTGGSVELQENPRPRTR; encoded by the coding sequence ATGGTGTTTAGGCAGGAGATTTCGGACGAGTCGTGGGCTTTGTTGGAGCCGTTTTTTCCGAAGTGGAAGGGGAATGGTCGGCCGATCTCGGATATGCGGCGGGTGGTGGAGGGGGTCGCGTGGCGGTTTCGGACCGGGGCGCCGTGGCGGGATATGCCGGAGCGTTTCGGGCACTGGAACACGATTTATGGCTGGTTCTGGGACTGGTCGAAAGACGGTACCTGGGATCGAGTGCTGCAGGAGGTGCGGAAACAGGCCGCCAGCGCTGGTGACCTGGAGTGGGTGGTGTCGGTGGACGGGTCGATCGTGCGTGTCCATCAGCACGGCGCAACCCTCGCGCGCGACACGAGTGACGCAGGTGACCACACAGGGGGCTCTACAGGGGGCTCTGTCGAATTACAAGAAAACCCGCGACCCCGGACCAGGTGA
- a CDS encoding transposase — MTTQGALQGALSNYKKTRDPGPGEPAGHGIGKSRGGLTTKFHVAADLKQRPLGLVVTGGHAADSTFMHVVLETISISNGRPGRPRTRPDRVIADKAYTGKPCRDYLARRGISMRTDKTARSYLTGLTLAATLIWTKSLV, encoded by the coding sequence GTGACCACACAGGGGGCTCTACAGGGGGCTCTGTCGAATTACAAGAAAACCCGCGACCCCGGACCAGGTGAACCGGCCGGTCACGGAATCGGTAAGTCCAGGGGTGGCCTGACGACGAAGTTCCACGTCGCGGCCGACCTCAAGCAGCGACCGTTGGGGCTGGTGGTCACCGGCGGACACGCCGCGGACTCCACGTTCATGCACGTGGTACTGGAGACCATCAGCATCTCCAATGGCCGGCCCGGCCGGCCGCGGACCAGGCCGGACCGGGTGATCGCCGACAAGGCGTACACCGGCAAGCCGTGCCGCGACTACCTGGCCCGGCGCGGCATCTCCATGAGAACAGACAAAACCGCACGCAGCTACCTCACCGGACTCACCCTCGCCGCCACGCTCATCTGGACCAAATCACTAGTTTAG
- a CDS encoding geranyl diphosphate 2-C-methyltransferase, protein MTSIDQRVVRTAYQQSIADYWNKEKDPVNLRLGDVDGLYHHHYGIGAYDPAVLDAPAAVRDEAIIEEMHRLETAQADVLLDHLGAIGPGDRLLDAGCGRGGTSIMANQRFGCRVDGVSISEQQVEFANEQAKKRRVDDRVTYHLRNMLDTGFETGAFKGAWNNESTMYVDLFELFAEHARQIAPGGRYVVITGCYNDVTGGRSRAVSQIDQHYICNIHPRSEYFKALAANGFVPINVVDLTAATIPYWELRAQSAVATGIETPFLTAYREGSFHYLLIAADRI, encoded by the coding sequence ATGACATCCATCGACCAGCGCGTCGTACGCACCGCCTACCAGCAGTCGATCGCCGACTACTGGAACAAGGAGAAAGACCCGGTCAACCTGCGACTCGGCGACGTCGACGGTCTCTATCACCATCATTACGGCATCGGCGCGTACGACCCCGCCGTGCTCGACGCTCCGGCCGCGGTCCGCGACGAGGCGATCATCGAGGAAATGCACCGTCTGGAGACGGCGCAGGCCGACGTATTACTCGACCATCTCGGTGCCATCGGCCCAGGTGACCGCTTACTGGACGCCGGATGCGGCCGTGGTGGAACGAGCATCATGGCCAACCAGCGCTTCGGCTGCCGGGTCGACGGAGTGTCGATCTCCGAACAGCAGGTCGAGTTCGCCAACGAGCAGGCGAAAAAACGCCGAGTCGACGACCGCGTGACATACCATCTGCGCAACATGCTCGACACCGGCTTCGAAACGGGGGCGTTCAAGGGTGCCTGGAACAACGAAAGCACCATGTACGTCGACCTGTTCGAGCTTTTCGCCGAGCACGCACGACAAATCGCACCCGGCGGCCGCTATGTCGTCATCACCGGCTGCTACAACGACGTGACCGGTGGCCGTTCGCGCGCGGTCAGCCAGATCGACCAGCACTACATCTGCAACATCCACCCGCGCAGCGAATACTTCAAAGCCCTGGCCGCCAACGGATTCGTCCCCATCAACGTCGTCGACCTGACCGCCGCGACGATCCCGTACTGGGAGCTGCGCGCGCAGTCCGCGGTCGCCACCGGCATCGAGACGCCGTTCCTGACCGCGTACCGCGAAGGCAGCTTCCATTATCTGCTCATCGCCGCGGACCGGATCTGA
- a CDS encoding HNH endonuclease signature motif containing protein — protein MTTPSFQPADDPSLLSGKEEFAAALRLAEHAVRTAKATLLAVVKAADDQTIATQFGHADTAAFLEDFLKFSPTEASRCVQRARTFCGSRALATGEKLAPQLEYAGDAMRRGELADSQLDAIRTIITKLPRRIGIQERRFAEKTLVDAASQLRARELHQLGNRVHGHLDPDGTQPSEEENATPRRELYLRTGTDGRLAFHGSFDAETGSLMQEILSPLAKPRTDDKGKTKDRRSTAERNGDALADALNLIADSEKLPIQGRERPHLTITLSWDMLKDKLGQVRAYDNTVLSPEAARRLACDCDITPLVLGTQSEALDVGRTERLVTDELRKALIARDRGCAMIGCTRPVRWTKAHHVRHWADGGETSIDNCVLLCEFHHRQIHHGDWQVQIVDGVPEFIPPQYVDFEQKPLRNTYHLFN, from the coding sequence ATGACCACTCCTTCATTTCAGCCGGCGGATGATCCGTCGTTGCTGTCCGGCAAGGAGGAGTTCGCGGCCGCGTTGCGGTTGGCGGAGCACGCGGTGCGTACGGCCAAAGCCACGCTTCTGGCGGTGGTGAAAGCCGCCGATGACCAGACGATCGCGACGCAGTTCGGGCACGCCGACACCGCGGCGTTCCTGGAGGATTTCCTGAAGTTCTCCCCCACCGAGGCCAGCCGATGCGTGCAGCGCGCTCGCACGTTCTGCGGCAGCCGCGCGTTGGCCACTGGTGAGAAGTTGGCGCCGCAGTTGGAATACGCCGGTGATGCCATGCGCCGCGGTGAGCTTGCCGATTCGCAGTTGGACGCGATCCGCACGATTATCACCAAGTTGCCGCGTCGGATCGGTATCCAGGAGCGGCGGTTCGCCGAGAAAACGTTGGTCGACGCGGCGTCGCAGTTGCGTGCGCGTGAGTTGCACCAGCTCGGCAACCGCGTCCACGGCCACCTCGACCCCGACGGAACACAGCCCTCGGAAGAAGAAAACGCCACGCCACGCCGCGAGCTGTATTTGCGCACCGGCACCGATGGTCGGCTCGCGTTCCACGGCAGCTTCGATGCCGAGACGGGCAGCCTGATGCAGGAAATCCTGTCCCCGCTGGCCAAGCCACGCACCGACGACAAAGGCAAAACCAAAGACCGCCGCTCAACCGCCGAACGCAACGGCGACGCGTTGGCCGACGCGCTGAACCTGATCGCCGACAGTGAGAAGCTGCCGATCCAGGGCCGCGAGCGTCCCCACCTGACCATCACCTTGTCCTGGGACATGCTCAAGGACAAGCTCGGGCAGGTCCGCGCGTACGACAACACCGTCCTCAGCCCCGAAGCCGCCCGCCGGCTAGCGTGCGACTGCGACATCACCCCGCTCGTGCTCGGCACCCAAAGCGAAGCATTGGACGTCGGCCGCACCGAACGGCTGGTCACCGACGAGCTGCGTAAAGCGTTGATCGCGCGTGACCGCGGCTGCGCGATGATCGGCTGCACCCGACCCGTACGCTGGACGAAAGCCCACCACGTGCGGCACTGGGCCGACGGCGGTGAAACCTCCATCGACAATTGCGTGCTGCTGTGCGAATTCCACCACCGACAGATCCACCACGGCGACTGGCAAGTCCAGATCGTCGACGGCGTACCGGAATTCATTCCACCGCAGTACGTGGACTTCGAGCAAAAGCCGCTACGAAATACCTACCACCTGTTCAACTGA
- a CDS encoding family 2B encapsulin nanocompartment shell protein — protein MTVTDPDLGVDEEQPQLSLGTAAARNLATTTKSVPQMQAITSRWLVRLLPWVQAAGGVYRVNRRLSYTVGDGRVTFVTTGADVRVIPQELRELPILRSFDDEAALSALADRFTQREFGAGEVLVEFGSQADQVFLIAHGKIDKLGTSKYGDPTVLGSLADGDYFGDQVITDEQSIWEYTAKAVTPVTVLSISQQALAEVIDRTELLREHIQQARQAPAKPANPHGEAAIDVASGHAGEPDLPGTFVDYETSPREYELSVAQTVLRIHSRVADLYNEPMNQVEQQLRLTIEALRERQENELVNNRDFGLLHNADLQQRIQTRSGPPTPDDMDELIATVWKDPSFFLAHPRSIAAFGRECSKRGIYPSSVDIGGHLIPAWRGIPIYPCNKLEVSDTRTSNILLMRVGQENQGVIGLHQTGLPDEYRPGLSVRFMGISEKAIMSYLVSAYYSAAVLVPDALGVLENVELGRED, from the coding sequence GTGACCGTAACGGATCCGGATCTGGGTGTTGACGAGGAACAGCCGCAGCTGAGCTTGGGCACCGCGGCGGCCCGGAATCTGGCCACGACAACGAAATCCGTCCCGCAGATGCAGGCGATCACCTCACGGTGGCTGGTGCGCCTGCTGCCGTGGGTGCAGGCCGCCGGTGGCGTCTATCGGGTCAACCGCCGGCTGAGCTACACCGTCGGCGACGGACGCGTCACGTTCGTGACGACCGGCGCGGACGTACGGGTGATCCCGCAGGAACTGCGCGAGCTGCCGATCCTGCGGTCGTTCGACGACGAGGCGGCACTGTCCGCGCTGGCCGACCGGTTCACCCAGCGCGAGTTCGGCGCCGGTGAGGTGCTGGTCGAGTTCGGCTCCCAGGCAGACCAGGTTTTCCTTATCGCACACGGGAAAATCGACAAGCTGGGGACGAGCAAGTACGGCGACCCGACGGTGTTGGGCTCGCTCGCCGACGGCGACTACTTCGGCGACCAGGTCATCACCGACGAGCAGAGCATCTGGGAATACACCGCGAAAGCCGTCACGCCGGTGACCGTACTGTCGATTTCCCAGCAGGCGCTGGCAGAAGTCATCGACCGTACGGAGCTGCTGCGCGAACACATTCAGCAGGCGCGGCAGGCACCGGCCAAACCGGCCAATCCGCACGGCGAGGCGGCCATCGACGTGGCCTCCGGTCACGCCGGCGAGCCGGACCTGCCTGGCACCTTCGTCGACTACGAGACCTCGCCGCGCGAATACGAGCTCAGCGTCGCGCAGACCGTGTTGCGCATCCACAGCCGGGTCGCCGATCTCTACAACGAGCCGATGAACCAGGTCGAGCAGCAGCTGCGGCTGACCATCGAGGCATTGCGTGAGCGGCAGGAGAACGAGCTCGTCAACAACCGCGACTTTGGCTTGCTGCACAACGCGGATCTGCAGCAGCGCATCCAGACCCGCAGCGGTCCGCCGACGCCGGACGACATGGACGAGCTGATCGCCACCGTCTGGAAGGATCCCAGTTTCTTCCTGGCGCATCCCCGGTCGATCGCGGCTTTCGGCCGTGAGTGCAGCAAACGCGGCATCTATCCCAGCAGCGTCGACATCGGCGGTCACCTGATCCCGGCCTGGCGCGGCATCCCGATCTATCCGTGCAACAAGCTGGAAGTCAGCGACACGCGTACGTCCAACATCCTGCTGATGCGGGTCGGCCAGGAGAACCAGGGTGTCATCGGCCTGCACCAGACCGGCCTGCCGGACGAATACCGGCCCGGACTTTCGGTGCGGTTCATGGGGATCAGCGAGAAGGCGATCATGTCCTATCTGGTCAGCGCGTACTATTCGGCCGCCGTCCTGGTCCCGGACGCACTCGGCGTGCTGGAAAACGTGGAACTCGGCCGGGAGGACTGA
- a CDS encoding family 2 encapsulin nanocompartment cargo protein terpene cyclase, with translation MSTFLAGPIGLGTSAARIATQFAVDPGYMERSWGDGSASPLYCPVVERIDEPLAEEVDRRLVAWAGDCGFTGEGLDQIRNAGFGKLVMLTHADCDDPDLLLIAAQFNAAWWAADDYYADDSELGATPTKLPPRLALVMAAMDQVAPAGEFSRQLDQGLQSDPILVALHSCVEHLARHGTPVQIQRVCYATFSMFVTWDAYAAWRFTGAYPPAWEYLAARQHDSFYTSMTLVDPVGGYELPAAMYYDPRVREALMRAGTAAVLVNDLHSVSKDAADEKPVCNMVLQVAADRDCSIAEATEITVDLHNSLVRDFEEGHRKLRTVPSPELHRFLRGVKAWMAGGFEWHATNPRYD, from the coding sequence ATGTCCACTTTTCTCGCCGGACCCATCGGCCTGGGCACCTCGGCGGCGCGCATCGCGACGCAGTTCGCCGTCGATCCCGGTTATATGGAGAGATCCTGGGGTGACGGGTCGGCCTCGCCGCTCTACTGTCCAGTGGTCGAGCGGATCGACGAGCCGCTCGCCGAGGAGGTCGACCGCCGGCTGGTCGCCTGGGCCGGGGACTGCGGGTTCACCGGCGAGGGACTCGACCAGATTCGCAACGCCGGCTTCGGAAAACTCGTGATGCTGACGCACGCGGACTGCGACGATCCCGACCTGCTGCTGATCGCGGCGCAGTTCAACGCGGCCTGGTGGGCCGCCGACGACTATTACGCCGACGACAGCGAACTCGGTGCCACGCCGACGAAACTTCCGCCACGGCTCGCGCTGGTGATGGCCGCGATGGACCAGGTCGCGCCGGCCGGCGAGTTTTCCCGCCAGCTCGACCAAGGCCTCCAGTCCGACCCGATCCTGGTGGCACTGCACTCCTGCGTCGAGCACCTGGCCCGGCACGGCACGCCGGTGCAGATCCAGCGGGTCTGTTACGCGACCTTCTCGATGTTCGTCACCTGGGACGCGTACGCGGCCTGGCGGTTCACCGGTGCCTATCCGCCGGCGTGGGAATATCTCGCCGCGCGCCAGCACGACAGCTTCTACACGTCGATGACGTTGGTGGATCCGGTCGGTGGATACGAATTGCCGGCGGCCATGTATTACGATCCCCGGGTCCGGGAGGCGCTCATGCGCGCCGGCACCGCGGCCGTACTGGTGAACGACCTCCACTCGGTGTCCAAGGACGCCGCGGACGAGAAGCCGGTCTGCAACATGGTGCTGCAGGTCGCCGCGGACCGGGATTGTTCCATCGCGGAGGCGACCGAGATCACCGTCGACCTGCACAACAGTCTCGTACGCGATTTCGAGGAGGGCCACCGAAAACTCCGGACCGTACCGTCGCCGGAGCTGCATCGGTTTCTGCGCGGGGTCAAGGCATGGATGGCCGGCGGCTTCGAATGGCACGCCACGAATCCGCGCTATGACTAG
- a CDS encoding Gfo/Idh/MocA family protein: protein MPDDRTLGVAMIGYAFMGAAHSQAWRTVHRAFDLPVTPRMSVVVGRNTDAVTAAASKLGWESASTDWREAIARDDIDIVDVCTPGDSHAEIATAALAAGKHVLCEKPLANSVEEAEAMVVAAEEAAQRGARSMVGFNYRRTPALAYARQLVDSGRLGTIRHVRAQYLQDWIVDPEFPLVWRLRKELAGSGALGDIGAHIIDLTQFVTGQRLTGVSALTETFVRERPLPAAAAGLSASGTEERGEVTVDDAALFFGRLDGGAVASFEATRFATGRKNAMRLEVNGSAGSLAFDFETMNELWFYDGSLPAAEAGFRRILVTEPDHPYVHAWWPPGHGLGYEHTFTHEVHDFLRSIVDGVDPVPSFRDGLGVQRVLAAVESSAANGSGWVDIPAR, encoded by the coding sequence GTGCCGGATGACCGCACCCTCGGGGTCGCGATGATCGGCTACGCGTTCATGGGTGCGGCGCACTCACAGGCGTGGCGGACCGTGCACCGCGCGTTCGATCTCCCCGTGACGCCGCGAATGTCCGTTGTGGTCGGCCGAAACACCGACGCGGTCACGGCCGCGGCGAGCAAACTCGGCTGGGAGTCGGCCAGCACCGACTGGCGCGAGGCGATCGCACGCGACGACATCGACATCGTCGACGTGTGTACGCCGGGTGACAGCCACGCCGAGATCGCGACCGCCGCACTGGCCGCCGGCAAGCACGTGCTGTGCGAGAAGCCGCTCGCCAACTCCGTCGAGGAGGCCGAGGCGATGGTGGTGGCCGCCGAGGAGGCGGCACAGCGCGGCGCCCGGTCCATGGTGGGGTTCAACTACCGTCGCACACCGGCGCTCGCGTACGCGCGTCAGCTGGTCGACTCCGGCCGGTTGGGGACCATCCGGCACGTACGCGCGCAGTATCTGCAGGACTGGATCGTCGATCCGGAGTTTCCGTTGGTGTGGCGGCTGCGCAAGGAGTTGGCTGGTTCCGGTGCGCTGGGCGACATCGGCGCGCACATCATCGACCTCACCCAGTTCGTCACCGGCCAGCGGCTGACCGGCGTGTCGGCGCTGACCGAAACTTTCGTACGCGAGCGGCCACTTCCGGCCGCCGCTGCCGGGCTTTCGGCCAGCGGCACCGAAGAACGCGGCGAGGTCACGGTCGACGACGCGGCACTGTTCTTCGGCCGGCTCGACGGTGGCGCGGTCGCCAGCTTCGAGGCGACCCGGTTTGCGACCGGCCGGAAAAACGCGATGCGGCTGGAGGTCAACGGCTCCGCCGGCAGTCTCGCGTTCGATTTCGAGACGATGAACGAGCTCTGGTTCTACGACGGCTCGTTGCCGGCCGCGGAGGCCGGTTTCCGGCGGATCCTGGTCACCGAGCCGGATCATCCGTACGTCCACGCCTGGTGGCCGCCCGGCCACGGCCTGGGCTACGAGCACACGTTCACCCATGAGGTCCACGACTTCCTGCGGTCCATTGTGGACGGTGTGGACCCGGTGCCGTCGTTCCGCGACGGCCTCGGCGTCCAGCGCGTACTGGCCGCGGTCGAAAGCAGTGCGGCCAACGGCTCCGGTTGGGTCGACATCCCAGCCAGGTAA
- a CDS encoding family 2B encapsulin nanocompartment shell protein produces MSVSESDLEVDEKPRLSLSTAGARTLATTTKSVPQMQSITPRWLLKKLSWIQVSGGAYRVNRRLTYTVGDGRITFVSTADQVRVIPQELREIPLLRDFTDDASLTALADRFRQREYAAGDVIAEAGQPADRVFLVAYGKVSKLGTGPYGDPVSLGSLADGDYFGEQALTGSDRTWDFTAKAATRVIVLELQFQAFQEMNGQSEPLRAHIQDVLSRPVRSQNARGEAEISLSAGHAGEPDLPGTFVDYETSPREYELGVAQTVLRVHTRVADLYNQPMNQTEQQLRLTIEALRERQEDDLINNRDFGLLHNADLKQRIQTISGPPTPADMDELLSRRRKTQLFLAHPRTIAAIGRECTARGVYPDPVPVDGRMVMGWRGVPIFPCDKIPVTEQGTSSILAMRTGEKSEGVIGLQRTGLPDEKEPGLNVRFMRITEKAILEYLVSAYYSVAVLVPDALGILENVELGR; encoded by the coding sequence GTGTCGGTATCCGAGTCCGACCTGGAGGTCGACGAGAAACCGAGGCTCAGCCTCAGCACGGCCGGTGCGCGTACGCTGGCCACCACCACCAAGTCCGTGCCGCAGATGCAGAGCATCACACCGCGGTGGCTGTTGAAAAAACTGTCGTGGATCCAGGTCTCCGGCGGTGCCTACCGGGTCAACCGGCGGCTGACCTACACCGTCGGCGACGGCCGGATCACCTTCGTCAGCACCGCCGACCAGGTGCGGGTGATCCCACAGGAGCTGCGGGAAATTCCGCTGCTGCGCGACTTCACCGACGACGCGTCGCTGACCGCGTTGGCCGACCGTTTCCGGCAGCGCGAGTATGCCGCCGGTGACGTGATCGCCGAGGCCGGCCAGCCGGCCGACCGGGTTTTCCTTGTCGCGTACGGAAAGGTCAGCAAGCTCGGCACCGGGCCGTACGGCGACCCGGTCAGCCTCGGCTCGCTGGCCGACGGCGACTATTTCGGCGAGCAGGCGCTGACCGGATCGGACCGGACCTGGGATTTCACCGCGAAGGCGGCCACCAGGGTGATCGTACTGGAGCTGCAGTTTCAGGCCTTCCAGGAGATGAACGGTCAGTCCGAGCCATTGCGCGCTCACATCCAGGACGTGCTGTCGCGGCCGGTGAGGTCGCAGAACGCCCGCGGCGAGGCGGAAATCTCGCTGTCGGCCGGACACGCCGGCGAGCCGGACCTGCCCGGCACGTTCGTCGACTACGAAACCTCACCGCGCGAGTACGAGCTCGGTGTGGCACAGACCGTGCTGCGCGTCCACACGCGCGTCGCCGATCTCTACAACCAACCGATGAACCAGACCGAACAGCAGTTGCGGCTGACCATCGAGGCACTGCGCGAACGGCAGGAAGACGATCTCATCAACAACCGCGATTTCGGCCTGCTACACAACGCGGATCTCAAGCAGCGCATCCAGACCATCAGCGGCCCGCCGACGCCGGCGGACATGGACGAGCTGCTGTCCCGGCGCCGGAAAACCCAGCTTTTCCTGGCACATCCGCGGACCATCGCGGCGATCGGGCGCGAGTGTACGGCCCGTGGCGTCTATCCGGACCCGGTGCCTGTCGACGGCCGGATGGTGATGGGATGGCGCGGCGTACCGATCTTCCCGTGCGACAAGATCCCGGTCACCGAACAGGGGACCAGCTCGATTCTGGCCATGCGTACCGGTGAGAAAAGCGAGGGCGTCATCGGCCTGCAGCGGACCGGCCTGCCGGACGAGAAGGAGCCGGGACTGAACGTACGGTTCATGAGAATCACCGAGAAGGCGATCCTGGAATATCTCGTCAGCGCGTACTACTCGGTGGCCGTCCTGGTGCCGGATGCGTTGGGGATCCTGGAAAACGTCGAGCTCGGCCGCTGA